One Ricinus communis isolate WT05 ecotype wild-type chromosome 7, ASM1957865v1, whole genome shotgun sequence genomic region harbors:
- the LOC8275127 gene encoding 110 kDa antigen: MGACATKPKVLKEEGQAPVPAPEPAATETTVVVEDVFAAGQVAKTEDVLPVLEEEKEKEKKVVESAGGGNVLVDDDDQGSKRRSLSHLFKENEHEKEAEETEKTPAEVVKQESSETEKPKEATLEERSVNPSNSTEVVTPEPSLVQEPVEPVEQEKSEPEKTESSLKQEQSTMEKPRNEPEKQGLTLTEIPVEVEKKVEPVKQEDPLVTEKPVESVVKQAEPLVTEKSVEVLETKLSTIKRSEIPVEPTESLAVVDAPGKVETEKVIEAITAVEPKSNSEISVEKKTEETKDLTVSA; this comes from the exons ATGGGAGCTTGTGCAACCAAGCCAAAGGTGTTAAAGGAGGAGGGCCAAGCTCCGGTACCCGCTCCTGAACCGGCGGCGACTGAGACGACTGTGGTGGTAGAGGACGTGTTTGCAGCTGGCCAGGTGGCCAAGACAGAGGATGTGCTCCCTGTTCTTgaagaggaaaaggaaaaagaaaaaaaggttgTTGAGTCTGCAGGTGGGGGTAACGTTcttgttgatgatgatgatcaagGCAGCAAGAGAAGATCACTAAGTCACTTGTTTAAGGAG AATGAACATGAGAAGGAGGCAGAAGAAACTGAGAAGACACCTGCAGAAGTAGTGAAACAAGAATCATCAGAGACTGAAAAACCTAAAGAGGCAACCCTCGAAGAACGATCAGTGAACCCATCAAATTCTACAGAGGTAGTTACACCTGAACCATCACTGGTCCAAGAACCTGTGGAGCCAGTGGAACAAGAAAAATCAGAGCCTGAAAAAACTGAGTCGTCTTTGAAACAAGAACAATCAACAATGGAAAAACCTAGAAATGAACCAGAGAAACAGGGGCTAACACTGACTGAAATACCTGTCGAAGTGGAGAAAAAGGTGGAGCCAGTGAAACAAGAAGACCCTTTGGTGACTGAAAAGCCTGTGGAGTCAGTAGTGAAACAAGCAGAACCATTAGTTACTGAAAAATCTGTTGAAGTCTTAGAAACCAAGTTATCAACAATTAAAAGATCTGAAATTCCAGTTGAACCGACTGAATCCTTAGCTGTCGTTGATGCTCCTGGAAAGGTGGAAACAGAGAAGGTAATTGAAGCTATCACAGCAGTAGAGCCCAAATCCAACAGTGAAATATCTGTGGAGAAAAAAACTGAAGAAACCAAGGACTTGACAGTTAGTGCCTAA